The Pectobacterium sp. A5351 genome contains the following window.
TCTGCTCCGCGAGTTCCCGCGCCATTTCCACATGACGGTACTGTTCGCTCGACAGCTGCTTACGGCTGGAGAACAGGTCGCGGCGCAATTCCAGCGCGCCATCCAGATGAATACGACGCTCATTGGCGTGCCGCATGTAGTCGGCGGCAACATAGGACGTCGCTTCAGAGATAAGGTGTTTAAACAGATCGCGATCGGACTGGGTAACGCGAATCGCTTCCAGCGTCATACGGTTTTCACGCAGCGCCGCTTCCATATCCTGGAACGCTTTACGCACGCCGCTATTTTCCGGCAGCAGATAGTCACGCAGCGAGCGAGTAATGGCGCTGGAGATCCCACCGTACAACGAGGCTTCGATCAGGCGATAGAACTTACTGCGATCGGAAGCAGAACGCAGGCGACGCGGTACGACGCCTAAATCGAACATCAGCGAGTGATAGTCGGTAATGGAGTTAAACTGCTTGAACTGAACGCCTTCCATCTCTTCGACGCGCTCTTTCAGCTCCTGCAACGAAAGCACTCGCGCCTGGCGATCGCCAACCACCTGCGTCAGGATTTGCGTCGGTTGTATCGCCGTTGGTAATCCCTGAATAGTGAAAGGTTTGATATCGACTTTACGGTCACGCCCTGCAACCTGCTGGAGACGAACGCCAACCAGCACGCGCTGATGACGCGAGTTAACGACATCCAGCGTGGAGTAGCAGACACCGGCACGTAATTTACCGTGCAAACCTTTATCGCGAGAACCGCTGGTGGCACCGGCTTCGGTGGTGTTTCTGAAGTGCAGCAGCGTCAGGTCAGGGATCAGCGCCGTAATAAAGGCGGCCATCGTGGTGGATTTCCCAGCACCGTTACCGCCGGATAGCGTGGTAACCAGTTCATCCAGATCGAAGGTGCGGGCGAAAAAGCCGTTCCAGTTGACCAGCGTTAGTGAGCGAAATTTACCGCGTTCAATCATTCCTGTTCATCCTCAACACTTATTCATCCTCGCCCGTTTCTGGCGCGGTATCATCGGTGCGATCGTTATCGTCGCTGTCATCTTTCAGCGACAAACTACCTTCAACAGGCATCGCTTCACCATCGCGAATCATACGTAGCTGTGCTTCGCGGGCATCATCGCCGCTGCGTACATCAGCGCCGAAGCGGAACACCGACTCGGTAATTCTGAATTTGCTGCTGTCATTGCCCATAAAGTAGATCATGCCTAGCCGACGTAAGCGGTTCAGCGAAGTTCTGACTTTTTCCTGCAGCTTTTGGCGATCCAGATCGGAACCGGTAGAGCGCTGGTTAACCAGCTTCAACAGCTTGCTTTCATCTGCCAGACTCAGCAGCTCTTCATACAGTTCCTGCTGGCTGAAAATGCCTTCGTGCGCTAAACGCTCCGGGCTCAGGTAGAGATAGCAGAGAATTTTCCCTACCATCATATCCAGCTCAGACAGCACCGAGCGAGGGATCAGCGTGGTGGAGCGCGGGCGCAGATAGAAAAAGCCTTCCGGCGCGCGAATCAACTCCACGTTGTAGCGGCTGTAGAATTCCTCCAGCACTTCCTGGAAATCCATCAGAAAGACGTGGTTTTCCAGCTCTTCAATGCCAATATGACGCCCGGCGCGCAATTGGCTGTCCAGCGCAGGAAAGAGGTTATTCGACAGCGCGGTTGCCAGCTTCACTGGCATAAGTTGTTCAATATTTGTCGATGACATGGGCCTGCACCTTGGCTCCGTAATCATTGATTGCCCGCCACAATGCGGGTAATCCGGTGAAATCAGCTTCGGCTACGCCCAGGCGTACTGCCTGGTCGACCACGATTCGGGCAACATCAAAATGCCGCGAGCGAGGATGCTGCGCGAGGTATTCACGCATCACTTCCCCCAAGTCCAGCGGAATCTGTTGCGCTTTATATTTATGCAGCGCCTGCTCGACCAGCGCGATCAACTGCTCGCGCATTTCACTAAACTCTTCGTATTCCAGCTCCGGCGGCAGTTCGCCGGTCACTTCTTCACTACGCAGCGTCAGCTCTTCGTCACGCATATCCAGCAGACGATCCGCATTAGC
Protein-coding sequences here:
- the mukE gene encoding chromosome partition protein MukE, translating into MSSTNIEQLMPVKLATALSNNLFPALDSQLRAGRHIGIEELENHVFLMDFQEVLEEFYSRYNVELIRAPEGFFYLRPRSTTLIPRSVLSELDMMVGKILCYLYLSPERLAHEGIFSQQELYEELLSLADESKLLKLVNQRSTGSDLDRQKLQEKVRTSLNRLRRLGMIYFMGNDSSKFRITESVFRFGADVRSGDDAREAQLRMIRDGEAMPVEGSLSLKDDSDDNDRTDDTAPETGEDE